AAACCAATTTAACACTCAAAGTAAAAAGAAACAAAATCTTAGGGTGAAATGACAGATGCAATCGTTAATGTGTTCTAATCTTTCATTACAGGTCATCTAACTGGACTATATCTGTCTTGACATTGACTTCATTGCTGTTGTTGCCACGTGAGCAGGACAatatgagtggagagagggaaacgtTGATGGATGAAATGGAACAGAGTTTATACACTTTAACCAAGGACAATTTACGCTGCCTGTGTGAACGCAGTGGAATAGGTGGCATGGATGGCTCCGATGGTCAAGGAAAGAATCCCCATCACTCATTGTGCCGTAAAATCCTGGAGGAACTTTGGGAAAATGTAGATTCAATGGAATCGGAGGAGCAGGGAATGTCTTGGTTACTCCAACTGAAAGAGGACATCAGAAAGATACAGGAGGATGGTAGTGGTGCACCTTTGAGTCCCAGCCAATCCATTGATGATGATGCTGTAGACTGTGATGAAGATGAGAACCAGAAGGACATGGATTGGTTACCTAGCACAAGGCTGGAGGCGGAGCGCATGAGTCCCAGCCAGTCCTTTGATGACAATGCTGCAGACTGCGATGAAGAATGGAATGAGGAGGACAGGGATTTGTTGCCTAGCAAAGGCCTGGAGGTGGAGCCAGctccagagagacacacaccagagcagagggagaagagagtgaGTGGggccccctctctgtcctctcctggtAATGCCTTACTGCTGGGTCTGAAGAGGGTGTCTGTGCTGCTGGTCGACTGCAGGAAAACACCAGGGTTGAGAGGAACTGCTGGAggaggagacgaggaggaggaaggagacgtGATTCATCAAAGTAAGTGCAGCAGGATACCTTTTGTTTTGGTTCTAAGTACCATTGTGAAGTGTTGTTGTCTAACATTACAGTACAGTCTGATATCAACGTTTTCTAAGTTGCATCAACACCTTTGTGTGTAACATTGTAGAATCGTTAACAGAGGACATTGACAAATCCAATCAATGTATgtttcacatgcgccgaatacaacaggtattactgtgaaatgcttacttaaaatgCAAAGGTTTTACATTAAATGCCTTCATTGTAGAATCGTAAAACTTAGAGGACAGCGACGTGTAATGCACTCCCCCTGCCCTCTAACATCACTCCATTAGCTCTCCCTCTAACATCACTCCATTAGCTCTCCCTCTAACATCACTCCATTACCTCTCCCTCTAACATCAATCCATTACCTCTCTAACATCACTCCATTACCTCTCTAACATCACTCCATTACCTCTCCCTCTAACATCACTCCATTAGCTCTCCCTCTAACATCACTCCATTAGCTCTCCCTCTAACATCACTCCATTACCTCTCTAACATCACTCCATTACCTCTCTAACATCACTCCATTACCTCTCCCTCTAACATCAATCCATTACCTCTCCCTCTAACATCACTCCATTACCTCTCCCTCTAACATCAATCCATTACCTCTCCCTCTAACATCACTCCATTACCTCTCCCTCTAACATCACTCCATTACCTCTCCCTCTAACATCACTCCAttagctctctctctgcctctgccccaTCTCTGCCCCTTCTCTGTCTATCCTCTCTCACATCACTCCATTACCTCTCTATTATCACTCCATTACCTCTCCCTCTAACATCACTCCATtacctttctctctgcctctgcccctTCTCTGCCCCTTCTCTGTCTATCCTCTCACATCACTCCATTACCTCTCTTTAACATCACTCCATTACCTAGTTTAGTTGTTGTTATCTAACATTACAGTGCAGTCCAGG
The DNA window shown above is from Salvelinus fontinalis isolate EN_2023a chromosome 40, ASM2944872v1, whole genome shotgun sequence and carries:
- the LOC129839075 gene encoding zinc finger protein 629-like produces the protein MSGERETLMDEMEQSLYTLTKDNLRCLCERSGIGGMDGSDGQGKNPHHSLCRKILEELWENVDSMESEEQGMSWLLQLKEDIRKIQEDGSGAPLSPSQSIDDDAVDCDEDENQKDMDWLPSTRLEAERMSPSQSFDDNAADCDEEWNEEDRDLLPSKGLEVEPAPERHTPEQREKRVSGAPSLSSPGNALLLGLKRVSVLLVDCRKTPGLRGTAGGGDEEEEGDVIHQRKRRGYCGSSGKPQQQHHHDADDPDWSLSESKHVNKQPQRRTGKKSHYCCTQCGKSLAGSAQLKMHQRIHTGEKPYSCSQCGKSFSLKGNLKMHQKTHTGEKIHHCSDCGKSFAQNSTLKAHKQTHKPAAERLYQCSFCEKTFCILATFNFHMKMHTKEKPF